From the genome of Sulfurimonas paralvinellae:
GTCGGAGAATATGATAAGCGGCGAGACAGCTTCTTTGAGAAGGAGTTTACTCTGCGCATTGTAGTCAATACCGCCAAAAACATAGTATGGAGAACTGCTTTGGATGTCATTTTTGTTAATTGTTGGAAAATAAATGTTGAGATTTGGATCGATATCGATGATGTTTGTAGCACCTTCTTTTGTAACAGGTGCGATTACATAATCAAAACCGTCATCTTGAATTTTACGAAGTGCAGCGCTGAGATCTTCTATATTTTCACTTTCTACTCTATAGCTTTTTAGTGAAAACGGGTTGCCTTTTGTCATCAGATAGGCAAAGCTCGCATTGATCGTTGAAGAAGCATATTTCCCAATTTTTTTGTATGGCAGAAGCAGAGCGATTTTAAGCTTTCCTCCTGCATTGAAAGCGCCTATATTGAAGATTGCGATGTTCATGGTTCTGGCTTCATCCAACTCTTTATCAGTTAATTTCGTGTCTGCGTGAGCCAAAAAAGAAAAGATCATTCCATTATCCAAATACTCATGCATACAGGAGTCATCGCACTCATAAGGATCTAAGTCCTGAATATAAGTTTTTGGAAGAGGAATGTTGGAGATCATAAAACTTTGTGCAAAGAGAATGATCGGCAGTGTTAAAAACAGTAATTTTTTCATAAGCAACTCTTTATAGTATGTAAATCATTTAAAGTAATTTTTTTTAGTTCAGGATTCCGCAGTAGATACTGGGGATGATATATCGGAATCAATTTATAATCTTTATAGTCTATAACGTGACCCCTGACGTTTTCAAAGTTATCTGCAGTGTCATTTGTAAGATGTGCATATGCTTCTTCACCAAGTGTCACTATTACCTTCGGCTTGATGAACTCCAACTGCGAAAAAAGATAACTTTTACAAGAGTTCCACTCCGAAGGGGACGGCTTGTTTGATTGTAAAGGCTTGCATTTTATGGCATGTGTGACATAAATATCGTTGATATTGAGATGTAAGACCTTTTCAATCATGTTTTTTAACGTCTCACCGGAGCGACCGACATAGTAACTGTCTGCACTGTCTTGAGCCTGCGATACCAGATAGTCAATTATAACAAGATTTGCATTTGCATTTCCATAGCCGCCCATACTTTGTGTCCGCGATTTACTAAGATCACATAGGTGGCAGTTATGTACATTGTGAAGAAGTTCATCGAGTGAACTTGGCTGTTCATAATTTCTTTTTTCATTAATGGTGAAATGGTCGATATATTCATACCCAATAGACTTAAGTCTATAAAGATTTTGTAAAAGAATTAGATTTTGAAAGGATTTCATTGAAGAAGTATAGTTTAAATCGAGTTAAACTCTACTTTATGTCAAAAAAATATGATATGATACTTGTAAGAAAGATTTGGAGCGGTACATGCCTGTTGAGAGTGATAAACTAGAGATAAACAATTTTCAATTAGAATCATCAGTTGAAGTTGAAGACATTGTTCAGCAGATAAAACTCCTCGAAAAAAATAAGGTGCTTGTTCATATAGTTTCTTATATCCATAATACCGTTTTGGTTCAAAATCTGCTTAAAGAACTTAAAAAAACAATACCTCAAGCACAGATTGTACTTCTTAAACATGATAATAAAGTGATTACATCTGTAACTGTTTTTACAATAAAAACCGATGATGAAAAACACATAAGCGATGAGATACTCAAAGAACTCTGTATTGACAACTATAATAAAAAACAGAGTTTAGAGGAGTATCGGGTACAGCTCTTTCAGCGTTACTTCACTGATCATCTGACAAATCTGCCTAATCTTTATCAGTTAAGAAAAGATATGCAAAATTATGATGATGCCGGACTCATCTTACTCAAGATAGATAATTTTCAAGCTATAAATAACTTTTACGGTTTTGTTGTCGGCGATTATGTATTGGAATATGTCGGTAAGTTATTTAAAGAGATACTTCATGAACATAAGGTTTATAGACTCTCAGGAGCTGAATATGGTATTATCACTGATTCTCGTTTAGGATTTTATCAGCTTAAAGATTATCTTACAGAGATTTATGAGAAGATAAAAAATATAGAGATAGTTTATCAGGATACAAAAATATATGTAGATTTTACCTTGGCATCATCCTCAAACCGTGACAATACAAACATCTTTTCAAAAGTTTCTATGGCACTTATCTATGCAAAACAACAGGGCGTTCCTTTTTGGATATATGAAGACAGAATGAATTTTGAGGATGAGTACAGAAGAAACCTTGAACTTTCTCATGTTGTTAGAGAAGCTGTTGACAATAAGAGAGTTGTGCCTTATTATCAGGCGATTATGGATAACAAAACGTCTAAGATTGTTAAGTACGAATGTCTAGCAAGACTAGTGGATCATAACGAAAAAATTCTCTCTCCAATGCTTTTTATCCCCATAGCAAAAACTGCAAAGATCTATAATGAAGTAACAAAACTCATTATAGACAAGTCTTTTGAAATGTTTGAGAAGAGCGAGTATGAATTTAGTGTAAACCTTTCCATTGAAGATATTATGAGCAGTGAAATATTCAACTTTATTATCAATAAATTGAAAAACAACCGCTCTGTTGCAAACAGGGTTACCTTTGAGCTGCTTGAATCTGAAGCAGTGAAAGATTATAAAAAAGTGGACAGATTTATCGGAGAGGTTGCGCGCTATGGTGCAAAAATAGCCATAGATGATTTTGGGAGCGGATACTCGAACTTTTCTTATTTGACAAAAATCAATGCCGATTACATAAAAATAGACGGTACTTTAATAGAAAATATAGATATTGATGAAGCTTCTTTTATCGTTGTAAAAACGATTGTGGAATTCGCAAAACAATTGGGCATAAAGACAATTGCCGAGTATGTTCATTCAAGTGTGGTGATGGATAAAGTAAAAGAGCTTGGAATAGACTATTCACAAGGATTTTATATTGATGAGCCTTCTGTGGGTTTAACTGAAGATAAGAATAAAGAGAAATAAAGTTCCAAAAAGAGGAACTTTATAAGAAATAGAAGTCTGAAATTGACTATTCAGTAACTTCTACGATTTCAGGAGTTGATTCCCAGATACCGTGTTTTGTACAGTAGCCGTGTGCTACAAGGTTAAGTTTATTTTTCATTGGACGGATGTTGAAAGTTACTTCTGCGTGAGACTTTTCGTTTCCAAGTGTTCCCGGTACGAAAGTAGCCATTGCTAGTTTAGTGTCACCATCAAAAAGTGTGATAGACTCAATGTAGTGATCGAAGTCATCAGGGTGAGTGTACTCTTGACCCATTTTCACATTTACTGCAAGCATTTCACCTTTTTTAGCAACACCCGGTACTGTGATGAACGGTGAGTGACGATCGATTAAATCTTTTTTTGCTTCTCTTTCTACTGTGTCAATATCAACATATTTGTTAATCTTTGGCATATTAAATCCTTTTGGTTTGTTTTAATTATAGCGCTATTGTATCTATAAAATCTTTTAGCAAAACATAAATAAGACAATGTTTATCTTAATTAAGTTTTTTTTAATTTCTAGAGCTGAAATTTGCCTGCTCAATTATGAGCGGATAAAAATATCCGTAACCGAAATCTTTGTCTTTGACAGCAACACCTTTTGTATACACTATTGAGCCGACTTTTGGCGGTGTTGTTTTGGTTGTAAAGACGAGATCATCCATACCTTGATATCGGCTACCGTCTTGAATATGCACCCAGTTGCGGCCCATGATTTGTTGTGAAACTTTTGTCACTTTTCCTTTGACAGTGACTTTTGTTCCTGCATACTGTGTTCTTTCTTTAAAAAGTTTGGCAATGCTCTGTGTGCCTTTTTCTTCATATTGTGAGTGCATAATATTTGGCTTTGCCGGTGTTTTTTGTGACTTTTGTGTAGTAACATCCGCTGCAAAAAGAATCTTGTCAAATGTGCGGTTGAGTGTTTTGGAATGAAAGTTCTGCATCCACCCCTGTTCAGAGTATTTAATGGTATCCCCCGGTTTTAGGGATCTTTGTGTCATCACTATCCAGTAACTTTGCCCTTTGTCACTTACTTTAATGTAAGTATATCCGCCGCTGTTCATGGTTTTGAGTACTTTTGCCGTATGAATGTTTGCAGCGAAAAGTCCTGCTGAGAGTAGTAATGCAAGTGCCAGTTTCTTCATAGTTCTCCTTTTGTTTGGTGCATTTTAACAAGAGTTTAACCAACAAATAGATAAAATCGCCTCAATTAATAGAGAAATCATCCACAAAGAGTACAAATATGTTAAAACCATTACTAATTGAGATAGGTGTTGAAGAGTTGCCGGCTGTTCCACTTTTAAAAGAACTGAGAAACATTGAAAAAAAATATGCAAAGATTTTAGAAGAGTATGCGCTTTTAGGCGAATTTGAGTTTTATTATACGCCTCGCCGACTGGTTCTTTGGCATAGAGAGTTTAAAACAGCTCAAGAAGACTCGGTAGAAGAGTTCTTTGGCGCACCTTTAAATGTGGCATATAAAGATGGCAAGCCGACAAAAGCGGCAGAAGGTTTCGCACGAAAATGTGGTGTATCTCTTGATGAGTTGACAACGGCTGAAAAGGGCGGTAAAGAAGTACTTTATTATAAAAAAGACATCAAAGGACGCCCATCAAGTGAACTGCTTCCGGAAATAGTCGACAGATGGCTGAAGTCTCTTGATTTTGGAAAATCTATGCGTTGGGGAAGCTTGCGTGAGAGTTTCATTCGTCCTATTCGCTGGGTAAATGTTATGCTTGATGATACAGTTGTTCCTATGAAGATTTTTGAAGTAGATGCAGCAAAAACAACGCGTGTACATCGCATTGCAAATTTTGATCCTGTAGCTGTTGCAGGTGCGAAAGATTACTTCCAAACACTTCAAAATGGCGGTGTAACACTCTATCAGGATGAGAGACGTAAGAAAATATTTAACGACTTTAAAAAGATTGAATCTGCGAACAAGCTTACAATCGAGGTTGATGATGATCTGCTTGCCGAAGTTGTAGCCATTACAGAAAATCCGACAGCACTGCTTGGTTCATTTGATGAAAAGTTTTTACAACTTCCGCCGGAAGTCATCATTACCTCGATGAAAGAGCATCAACGCTATTTTCCTGTTTTTAAAGATGGTAAACTTATCAATAAATTTGTCGTCGTCTCCAACGCACTGACTGATGACTTCTCTGAGGTCATCGCCGGAAATGAAAGAGTGCTTCGTCCTCGTCTTGCTGATGGACTTTTCTTTTGGGAAAATGACCTCAAAAACGGCCTTTCTACAAAAGGACTTGAAAAAGCGGCATTCTTTAAAGGACTCGGCACTATTGCAGATAAGATCGTGCGTGAGACAAAGATAGCTGAAATACTCTATGAAAAGTATAATATCGACACTCCAAAAGCTGATCTGCTTCGAGCGATGGAACTTGCAAAAGCTGACCTTATGAGCGAAATGGTTTATGAGTTTACAGAATTGCAGGGACTTATGGGTTATTATTATGCAA
Proteins encoded in this window:
- a CDS encoding uracil-DNA glycosylase, encoding MKSFQNLILLQNLYRLKSIGYEYIDHFTINEKRNYEQPSSLDELLHNVHNCHLCDLSKSRTQSMGGYGNANANLVIIDYLVSQAQDSADSYYVGRSGETLKNMIEKVLHLNINDIYVTHAIKCKPLQSNKPSPSEWNSCKSYLFSQLEFIKPKVIVTLGEEAYAHLTNDTADNFENVRGHVIDYKDYKLIPIYHPQYLLRNPELKKITLNDLHTIKSCL
- a CDS encoding EAL domain-containing protein, coding for MPVESDKLEINNFQLESSVEVEDIVQQIKLLEKNKVLVHIVSYIHNTVLVQNLLKELKKTIPQAQIVLLKHDNKVITSVTVFTIKTDDEKHISDEILKELCIDNYNKKQSLEEYRVQLFQRYFTDHLTNLPNLYQLRKDMQNYDDAGLILLKIDNFQAINNFYGFVVGDYVLEYVGKLFKEILHEHKVYRLSGAEYGIITDSRLGFYQLKDYLTEIYEKIKNIEIVYQDTKIYVDFTLASSSNRDNTNIFSKVSMALIYAKQQGVPFWIYEDRMNFEDEYRRNLELSHVVREAVDNKRVVPYYQAIMDNKTSKIVKYECLARLVDHNEKILSPMLFIPIAKTAKIYNEVTKLIIDKSFEMFEKSEYEFSVNLSIEDIMSSEIFNFIINKLKNNRSVANRVTFELLESEAVKDYKKVDRFIGEVARYGAKIAIDDFGSGYSNFSYLTKINADYIKIDGTLIENIDIDEASFIVVKTIVEFAKQLGIKTIAEYVHSSVVMDKVKELGIDYSQGFYIDEPSVGLTEDKNKEK
- a CDS encoding class II SORL domain-containing protein; its protein translation is MPKINKYVDIDTVEREAKKDLIDRHSPFITVPGVAKKGEMLAVNVKMGQEYTHPDDFDHYIESITLFDGDTKLAMATFVPGTLGNEKSHAEVTFNIRPMKNKLNLVAHGYCTKHGIWESTPEIVEVTE
- the glyS gene encoding glycine--tRNA ligase subunit beta, whose protein sequence is MLKPLLIEIGVEELPAVPLLKELRNIEKKYAKILEEYALLGEFEFYYTPRRLVLWHREFKTAQEDSVEEFFGAPLNVAYKDGKPTKAAEGFARKCGVSLDELTTAEKGGKEVLYYKKDIKGRPSSELLPEIVDRWLKSLDFGKSMRWGSLRESFIRPIRWVNVMLDDTVVPMKIFEVDAAKTTRVHRIANFDPVAVAGAKDYFQTLQNGGVTLYQDERRKKIFNDFKKIESANKLTIEVDDDLLAEVVAITENPTALLGSFDEKFLQLPPEVIITSMKEHQRYFPVFKDGKLINKFVVVSNALTDDFSEVIAGNERVLRPRLADGLFFWENDLKNGLSTKGLEKAAFFKGLGTIADKIVRETKIAEILYEKYNIDTPKADLLRAMELAKADLMSEMVYEFTELQGLMGYYYAKEAGEKEAVAIAIKEQYLPEGEESALPSTPLSAIVAMSIKLDTLLGLFSVNEIPTGSRDPFALRRAVNGIIRIVNEYGFRFDIVRDMKELAKNYEGSIDLEKLENFIIERIKRYYKVNPSIIEAVLSSGERELLALGQKIEALDNLVNSEGFDEVSSTFKRVANITKDINLTQALTVDENLLEEDAEKALYKRYMEVSSKTYDSYEEELDALLGLKPELDAFFDNVMVNAEDEALKNNRKMLVASIYKSILTIADIKEVSI
- a CDS encoding GW dipeptide domain-containing protein, whose amino-acid sequence is MKKLALALLLSAGLFAANIHTAKVLKTMNSGGYTYIKVSDKGQSYWIVMTQRSLKPGDTIKYSEQGWMQNFHSKTLNRTFDKILFAADVTTQKSQKTPAKPNIMHSQYEEKGTQSIAKLFKERTQYAGTKVTVKGKVTKVSQQIMGRNWVHIQDGSRYQGMDDLVFTTKTTPPKVGSIVYTKGVAVKDKDFGYGYFYPLIIEQANFSSRN